Part of the Musa acuminata AAA Group cultivar baxijiao chromosome BXJ2-7, Cavendish_Baxijiao_AAA, whole genome shotgun sequence genome is shown below.
GGCCTGGTTTGTTCAAACTCAGGTTGTTTGCTCGGTCTTGTTGCTAGTTGTATGAGTTTACAGTTCTGCTTTGATGATCTGACATATCTTTGTTCTGGCTGGACAGGGAGAATAATGGCAGCTTCATCAGTATGCCTGACTACAAAACCAAGATTTACCAAGGAGATTTTTGGAAATCATCTGACTTATTCAGCAGGCCTTCCTTCACTCTCTGTTTTGTCTCGGCCAATCTCTGTTTCTGCCTCTTTGGACCAGAAGCAGcatgaaggaagaagaggattTCTTAAATTGCTCCTTGGAAATATTGGATTAAGCTTGCCGACCATAGTGGGTGCAAGGAAAGCTTACGCTGATGATCAAGGTGTATCATCTTCAAGAATGTCATATTCAAGATTCTTAGAGTATCTAGACAAGGATAGGGTGAAGAAAGTTGACTTGTTTGAGAATGGAACCATAGCTATAGTGGAAGCTGTTTCTCCTGAGCTTGGCAACCGGATCCAGAGAGTCCGTGTGCAACTTCCCGGTCTTAGTCAGGAGCTTCTTCAGAAGTTGAGAgagaagaatattgattttgctgCACATAATGCTCAAGAAGACTCCGGATCTCTTTTGTTCAATTTGATTGGAAACTTGGCATTCCCCCTTATCCTAATAGGAGGTTTGTTTCTTTTGTCGAGACGGTCATCTGGTGGGCTTGGTGGACCTGGAGGCCCTGGCTTTCCACTTGCCTTCGGTCAATCAAGAGCCAAGTTCCAGATGGAACCTAATACGGGGGTCACTTTTGATGATGTTGCTGGAGTAGATGAAGCAAAACAGGACTTTATGGAAGTAGTTGAGTTCCTGAAAAAGCCCGAGAGATTCACTGCAGTGGGAGCCCGTATTCCTAAAGGTGTCCTTCTAATAGGTCCTCCAGGAACTGGAAAGACTTTGCTTGCCAAGGCAATTGCTGGTGAAGCAGGTGTCCCATTTTTCTCAATTTCAGGATCTGAATTTGTAGAAATGTTTGTTGGTGTCGGTGCTTCACGAGTTCGTGACCTTTTCAAGAAGGCCAAAGAGAATGCTCCTTGTATTGTGTTTGTTGATGAGATCGATGCCGTTGGTAGGCAAAGAGGAACAGGAATTGGAGGAGGAAATGATGAAAGAGAACAGACTCTCAATCAGCTTTTGACTGAAATGGATGGCTTTGAAGGAAATACTGGTATAATTGTCATTGCAGCGACCAACCGCGCAGACATTCTGGATTCTGCTTTACTTCGGCCTGGTCGATTTGACAGACAGGTTAGTAACATCCCTTTTATATCTAGGCCTAAGATTCCAAAACATGCTGAGGAGAAACAATTgaatcataaatttaaattaagatTATTATTTGTCATTACATCTACAAAATGGTAGTATTTTGAGATTTATTTTCTCTAATGTTCTGACTTCTGAGGAATTGTGGTTACAATTTGCAGGTTACGGTAGATGTTCCAGATGTTCGGGGACGTACAGAAATCCTGAAGGTTCACGGCAGCAATAAAAAATTTGAGGCTGATGTTTCACTTGATGTTATAGCAATGAGAACTCCTGGTTTCAGTGGAGCAGATCTTGCAAATCTTTTGAATGAAGCAGCCATCCTGGCTGGCCGCCGTGGTAAACCGGCAATATCATCGAAAGACATAGATGATTCTATTGACAGGATTGTGGCTGGCATGGAAGGAACCATAATGACAGATGGTAAAAGCAAAAGTCTGGTTGCATATCATGAAGTCGGACATGCAATTTGCGGGTAAGAATAGCCTCTCATGTTACAAATCAGTTTGTCCTTTGTGTTTCTGTAAAATTCTAGGCAAGCTGCATGGCCTTCCAAATTTTGTAGCGAGTTCTTTATCTTTTCCCTCTAAAATGAACTAACTAAAATCAACTTGTAGCCTTTCTGATACTTCCAGCAATGATTAATCAGTTGCCCAATTGTTGATATTGCCTCTTAAACTTAGTTGTTGTTGCTTTTTCATATGTcggcttgtggaaagttagactCGGGTATGGATTTTCTACAAAGTGTTAATCCATTATTCTTCCGTCTTTGACTTGTTCTTCCGTGATAGGGAAGTGAAGCAAATCTCAGCAACTTAGGATCATTGGTATAGGTAACTGCAGTTGACTAACTCTAAAAGGTGTTTTTGGCTCTTAATTTTCCATTCTAATCTAACAACTTTTACCATGTTAAATTGTTTCTAGTTAAACCTTAGCTGTTTTCTCCTCTAAGTCCATTAATTTGTCAACATTAGTTTTAGATTGTCTTCTCAACACCTAATTGACATTTCCAAATTGCAGAACATTAACTCCAGGACATGATCCTGTGCAAAAGGTCACCCTCGTTCCACGTGGCCAGGCACGTGGACTGACATGGTTCATCCCCATGGATGATCCTACTTTGATTTCAAagcaacagctttttgcaagaatTGTTGGTGGTCTTGGAGGAAGAGCGGCTGAGGAGGTTATCTTTGGGGAATCTGAGGTGACCACTGGTGCAGCTGGTGACCTACAGCAGATCACTGGCTTGGCCAAACAGGTTAGTGTTACATCACAACTTTTTAATTTGCACAGCAACAAGAAATTGTGTATTAGCTTTTTCACTATGTTCTGCTGCTCCTTTGTTGAAATGATGAGTGATAATAAACTGCCTTGAGAAAGTTAAAATAGGATGGAATAGAAATTCAGAAATCAAAAATATTTTGACACCTCGAGACAAACCTGCTTTGAATAGTCCAcgcacttctctttttttttactaaATGCAACTCATGGGACTCCTTGAACATTTGCATTGCTCAGTCTCAGATGATGACACAGAAGACAAATTGCAGCAACTTAACTGTTGTGTCAAGTGTCACCCTGTTGTTATCACatacggctttcttaccaaaatatgGGAGCTCTTCTTAAATTCTGATTTATTTCTTACACTTGCATCTCTCTATAAGAAATGAATAGAAGTTTGGAGCTGTCCTGTGGCACAGGAAAACCTTTTTGGTTTCTGTGATTGTTGGATGATTACTTACATGTTTTGCATAATGCAACATGGATCATCAGATTGACATACTCTGGTCATTGTATATCACACCAACTAGTTCCTCGTGTGATCATATTGATATCATGAAAAATTTAAAGTTTTCTTTTTCTATCACCTCCAAAGAAATATTCTGTGGCAGCATATGGAGATGGATACCTTGTCTACAGATATTCTGGCATCTGACATAATAGCTGCCTGGAAAAAGATTCTATGGACATGATGGATGTTGATTAAGGGAACTAGGAACTGATTATAAAGGTGGTTGTCTTCTATGAAATATATATCGACTACTGAATTAGACAGATGAATAGGTTTTATTTGTCTTATGTTTCATGGTATGCATGTACCGTCTTGAGCATTCATAACTGTCTccttttatttcctttttcttttccctgtTGCAGATGGTGGTGACATTCGGTATGTCTGAGATTGGTCCATGGTCGCTTATGGATTCAGGAGCACAAAGTGGTGATGTTATCATGAGAATGATGGCCAGAAACTCAATGTCCGAGAAACTTGCTGAAGACATCGATGCTGCTGTGAAGCGGATCTCAGACAGCGCATACGAGATTGCACTCAGTCATATTAGGAACAATCGGGAAGCCATTGATAAGATCGTCGAGGTGCTACTAGAGAAGGAAACGATGACCGGCGATGAATTCCGAGCAATTCTTTCCGAGTTTGTGGAGATCCCTGTGGAGAACAGGGTTCCTGCGGCCACACCAGCTGCCGTCTCGGCTTAATTTGCTACGTCAAAGATAAACTTCTTGTCATTAACCATTTAACAAAGACTATATCTCAATCTTTGTGTAAAACCCTTTTGAGGGTGATCATGTGAGATACAATGTGTAGTATCTTGTTTGCCTATAGCAAGTGTAATGAAATTTATGATCTCAATAAACTGTAAAAGCAAGATAATTTTTGAACTTAATGTGACACATTCAAACAGTCATTGTAGTTCTTTCAGAACAATCGATTTGTTAATGGTGTTTTCGCCCAAAATACATAACTAACCTGTGATGTTCTGTGCAATCTAATGGTCGAAGGATTATTTGTGTTTTGTGACTAAAAACTGTGCCTTGTTTTTTTCAATCAAAAAATGTTACCTATTCCTCGATCTtatgaatataaataaaaatttaaatatttttaatttatttttacataGTTTAATGATAACAAAATGTAAGCGGTCCCGACTAATGTTATTATTGGTGTTGTCATCATATTTtatctaatataatattttaattcaaaGAATCTCACACCAAAATGTATTATTTCacatgtaatttacattactacaaatctaattcatatgttaagATGAGTCCATGTTGCTTATCTACCGTTCCAAGGTTGGTGCTTTGATACATCAATTGATGGAGACAGTGTTGCTCACAATTGTGTCCATAGATATCATTGCCAAAAAATTGTACAATCATGTCCTATAGACAATGGACAAATCATTATGAAACATTTATTCGCATAACATTATCAGTATAATTATCGATTAATCAATTTTCATTGCAAAATACATGAAACATTTTCATACAAAATTCGACGCTTAGTGGGTTTAGTGAAGTGATGTGTGAACCACTTTCTTGGCACATCCAACCGTTCTCGTGTGTTTGGCTGCGTCAATATccgtgcaacacatcatcatcctGGAAATCCCATTAATTCCTCGCAAAGCGGTCGAGGGAGAGGTTAGGCTATGAGTATTACGCTCAAATCGCACCCGCATTTTGAAACACGTAACTCGTAGCCTGAAGAAGGTCCGAGTGGGACCGACTCGACGTACGTCATTTCATCAGGTACGTTCGGCGCGTGAACGTTTCGAGTCACCAACCAGAAAAGGACGCCGAACCATGAGGATCACAGACTGTCGCCGTCGGCGCGAGGTTGTTATGGCCTCTGTCCAACCAGCATCCAGACAAGTGCATATGTGGACGGGGCCCATGGTCGATCGCCATTGCAACGAGTGCTTCTGGTGTTTGGTCGCTCGCACGGAACACGGGAGCGGCTGCGGTGGGCCCCGCATTTTTAGATTTGACCGTACGAATGGTTCCTGCGAACGATCGGTTACCTCGGACGAGTCCCGTCACCGTTCACCTCTTCCTCTCCGATCACCGCCGCGAAAACACCACGGAAAATGCCAGCGCACCGCGATCGCACGGTACGGTCACGCTGCGCCGATACCCGAGTAGCCAACGGCCGAAGAGATCGTATGGGACCCATCAGTGGCCTCTTAGAGAACGAGTAAGCGTGGGTAACTTTGCCAGGCTTTACATATGAACAGGAGACGTGACGCGTTGGAGCCATGGTTTTCGGACACGTGGCAGCGATACCGACGAAGAGCGAAGCAAAATAGTTAGCCAACTCCAGCTGGAAACAGCGCACTGTCTAAATGCTTCGTGGTTAGTAACAGAGCACCAGCTTTTCTGAAAGACTGGCCTTTGATCGACACGACTCGAGTACAAAAAGCTCGACAAAGAAGATTTCACTGttccttctcctttttctttctgattCATATGATTCTTCTCTGCTGTGCTGTAGTTACAGTGGCCACTGCAACTGGTGACCCAGATCGAACTGGCTTGAAAGCAATGAAATGCATAAGAATCGGATTCGACTTGTCTTTTCTTCTGAAATCTGAAGAATTTACCTTGAATGACCTCCAAAATGGCGACTTTGAGCTCCGAGAGTAATCGGAGGAGAGAAAAGCGATTACTTTGACGCGAATTCCGTTGCGACGGAGAGCGTCGAGATCTCTGCCTCTTCTTCAGGTGTGGCTGGGAGGTTGAGGTCGATGAAGCTGCCTTCGAGGACGAAAGGAGAGAGCGGCGGTAGTGGACGGTGAACGGGGGCAGTGATGGCGGAGGAAAGATGGGATCTTTTGTGGCCGCCGAGCGCCTGGCCGGAGGAGAAGACCCTGCAGCAGTAAGGGCACTCGAAGAGCTTGGGCTCGCGGTCAGGAGGGTTGGTATCGGCGGTCGGGATGCGTTCCACCTCGACCCTCTTGTGGCTCGCGCGGTGGCCGCCGAGAGCTTGATACGACCGGAAGAACTTCCCGCACGTGTTGCATTGGTACCTGGTCCTCTTCCGCCGTGATCTGGCGGCGAGCGGCGGTTCCGCTTCCTTCTCCTCCACTTGATCGTAATAGAtctcctcctcttcgtcctcATTGGTCTCGTCCAAGCCGTTGGATCGCTGGCCCTCTGCTTCCGATTTGGACCAGGCGTCGCGGGAGAGCAGCATGAGGCAGCGGGCGACGTCCTCCTCAGTCGAGGCGTCCGAGACGGAGCTGACCTGTTTGGCGTCGGCGACGGCATCAACTTGGCGGCGAGGACGGCTTAGCCGCCGTCGGAAGGACGACTCCGCGTCGCTCTCGCCATCATGAACGACGGTGGAGGATCCGCCTGCGGCGACGGAGGAGAACTCAGGATCGACAAGTCGGAAGCTTCTCTTCGGGTTCTTGCGGAAACCGTACGCGCCCATCGCCGGCCTGCCCTCCGCCGCCACGGAGAAAGAGGACGAGGAGGCGGAAGGAGAGGGGAGTGCCTGCTGAGCCATCGCGGGACGAGCGGCAGAGTTCCTGTGGGAGCGCATGTGACCGCCGAGTGCGTGGCCATTGGAGAAGCGGCGGCCGCAGAGCCTGCATCTTGGTCTATCCATGACCTCAAAGATCGGATCTTTGGATCTCTTTGAGCTCGTTCTCTTCACTGTTCCATTGCCTCTCTCGTCTTCTCCTCTGCGAGCTGCTGTGTGAGCTTAGGAACACAGAAAAAAAAGGGCGCTGGTGAACGCAGTACTCATTCCTCTCTCTCGTTCCGACAAATGACAGCGAGGAGGGACGAGGCGGAAGGGCAGATGGATACCACAACTTTAATCCAAAAAGCAAGGTCATTAAGATCAAGCAATACAGCAAAAGACACCAGCAGCGAACAGAGCACTGTCCCAACCCCTCTCTGTTCTATACGTATAACACGACGGAGACCGTCCTCGAGACCGTAGCTCTCTCTTGCAACCATCAGGCAGTGGCACCCAAATTGAGGAGGTTTCTGTGAAGGTTCTGCTGCAGATGGTAAGAGATGATGATATCTATGCCGACAAAAAATCTCTGTCATAGCAGCTCCTTATTTAAGTCCATTTCAATGAAGGTGGGGGCAATCGTGTCGATTTGTGGTGGTAGGAGAAGTACAAGCTTCAGCTCCACACAACAATGGTGACGCAGAATTGAATCGCTTCTTCAAGAGCTATATAGTGGAGATTGCCGGTGATCATTATTAATCCAGAAAGCTAACACTTAGTTCTCCTCTTTAACCCCTTCGAAGCATGAGTGAAATATAAAGGTGTGTGTTCCAATCAACTTTATCCTCTTGAttgatgtaataataataataataataataataatattttatgtacGGAGATTAAGTAACTAACCATAGAGTACCACGTGTCGTTACACAGTTGGGGCTCTATTTATGGGCCGGGCCGCAAGATAGATAAGCCACCGAGGCTTTCCGATCTGTACCCCACTCGTCGTGAAAGACGAGCGAAAACCATGGCGGCGATCGCGCACTCCATCGGTGGCCCCGAGAGCGCACAAGCGCGATCAGCGCTGACAGAGGACGGTGGCGCCGGTCGGGAGCCACGTCTTCCGTGGTGTTCAGGATCTTAAGCAAGCCgtcaccgccgccgctgccgaggACCTCAACAGAAGTTTGTCGACGCCGCAGACTTACTTTCCAGACCATGGTTGATTGAAGGTGTGATTTCTGCCTCGACAATCGTTTGACATCTCTAATTTAATCTCTGCAAAACAAGGATTCAAATGGGTTATAAGAATTGGGGTACCACTGTGTTGAATTTGAATTTTAGGTTTATCGAGTTGATTGTCCCGAGGATGGGACGTCAGGATTCTGAGCTATCTTAGATGATAAGCGCATTTGATTGCTAGAGACTGATAGGTATACTATTAATTTAGGCCTAACTCTTTTGTCGTCGCATGGAATAAATGTGTCATGAAGTTTTTCTGGTTCAAAAGCAAGTGTTTTTTGTCTCATTCTATTTGTATTTCGTGTTCCTCATCATGATATTGCTGTTGAGAACATAGGGTTGCATATCTGTATGTTGATGGAATGGAGAACAATCTGTATGAAGTTTTTCTGGTTCAAAAGTAAGTTTTTTTATCTCATTCTATTTGTATTTGGTGTTCCTCGTTATGATATTACTGTTGAGAACGTAGAGTTGCATGTCTGTATGTTGATGGAATGGAGAACAATCTGTATGAAGCTTTTCTGGTTCAAAAGTAAGCTTTTTTATCTCATTCTATTTGTATTTGGTGTTCCTCATTATGATATTACTGTTGAGAACATAGAGTTGCATGTCTGTATGTTGATGGAATGGAGAACAATCTGTATGAAGCTTTTCTGGTTCAAAAGTAAGCTTTTTTATCTCATTCTATTTGTATTTGGTGTTCCTCATTATGATATTACTGTTGAGAACATAGAGTTGCATGTCTGTATGTTGATGGAATGGAGAACAATCTGTATGAAGCTTTTCGGGTTCAAAAGTAAGCTTTTTTTTCTCATTCTATTTGTATTTGGTGTTCCTCATTATGATATTACTGTTGAGAACATAGAGTTGCATGTCTGTTTGTTGATTGAATGGAGAACAATCTGTACCTATCTCTCTTTCTACTTCCATTTGTCTTTACATTTACAGAGAATATCAATCCGATCTTACTTTGACTAGTTTGACTTAGAGTTGAATGcttaaaagaaaatataattctTCCAATAGATGCCTCTTAAAAGTAGCTTGCATTGGTTTGGTATTGTTTGTATTACAGCAAGAGCCAATTTGTAGCTCCTCATGAAATCTGAGATAAGTGCCACTGATATATAAAGTGGATGATTGTTTACATCAAACTTAATGGCACAAGAAATGTTCTACAACTATAGAATAAAACTTTGTGATGTGAAAGCTGTACAAAATTTCTTTTTGAATTTGAAGTCTCCCTCCACCATCTTTTTCATGCTTTAGGTTATAGCTGAGCATTATTCTTGTAGTGATGACACCATTTTGTCATGCTCATGATAATATTCATCTTATTAAGTTGAGGTTTGGCTGCATGCACTATCTACTCTGTTTGCTTGTTCTGTATTGATAATTTGTGTTTCCTGTTTACATGTATTAAACTCTATTATCATCTTTCACAATTGTCACTGGAGATAACTTTCATAATTGAAGCAATATATGACCCAAAACTGTTGGTGCTGAGATGAGTAGATAAACATGGCAAGTTTATGGTGGCAACCATGAGGACCATTACCTTACCTAGCAGAAGTTAGAAGAATCTACTGGATCCTTCAACTTTGCACAATGATTAAATATGATTACCTCACTCCCACCTGAATGTGCCCACATTTGTGTCTGCAGGCACTTTTGGAGTCATTTCTCTGGTATTCATATGCTTCTCTCTCAATGTTATCAGTCAGAAGTTTTTCAGGGAAAAGTTTACCTAATGGATCTATCTTTTTGCCTGACAGAGATctgaacatttatcattttatgtaCAAATTACAGCAACTGCAAAGAAACCTAGCTTGTTCATTGCAGCTTTTCTTTTCACTCCCACCAAACATATTGATATGCCTGTCCTCATGCATTACTGGTCCCAACATGCCAAAGTTTCAATGCCTCCCCTTTCATCAACTCAGAAAGGAAGCCACCATGCATGCATCCTCAAACTAGCAAAACTGCACTCACTGACAACATAACAAGCTTTCCTCGTGAAGTGATTGTAAGGCTACCAGAATGAGAGATTCAACATCAAAACCTTGGAGAACATCTGAGGGAACCCAGGTAGGTGAAGGCCACTGGATGGGGGAACATGATAGAGAGAGATTGATTTGCCTGATAAAGCCTATCACACATGTGGAGTGAGAGCATGGATCAACACTTGCAGATATTTAGGGGAATGCCAATTTGGATTGTGCTATTTCTACTCAGGAAAAGAACTCTTTCAAATTGTTCAAACTCTGATGTTAAGTCTTTTGTAAGTAATTCATTGCCATTAACTCTCATCCTTTTTATATTCTagtgtggcagcagcagcagcctgcGTCATTGTTCTGGCGTTCGATCAGAAGAAGAGAAGCTCTGTTCTTGTGCTTCTGCAGTCACAAAAGCTGCACCGGAGCTGGTTATCTTCTTGGCCAGGGGAGTTCATGAGACGAGTACGCCGACACCCTCGACGGTGGAGGAGAAAGACGGTGGGTGGCGTCCCCGAGGAAGGAGTacgtctcttcctcctcctctgcttACATGCTGCATGAGCCGCGCCGTGCGGCTTTCAATCACCTACGTCACCCGCAAGGCAGGTAAGCATTTCACATCAAACATCCTTTCCCTGTCAACTGATccaaactccaacaagcatcacGGCAATTAGTCATTTATAAACCTGTGATCTCCCCCAAATCCATGCGTGCCCGGCGAATAAGCCGCTGT
Proteins encoded:
- the LOC103990635 gene encoding ATP-dependent zinc metalloprotease FTSH 2, chloroplastic, which translates into the protein MAASSVCLTTKPRFTKEIFGNHLTYSAGLPSLSVLSRPISVSASLDQKQHEGRRGFLKLLLGNIGLSLPTIVGARKAYADDQGVSSSRMSYSRFLEYLDKDRVKKVDLFENGTIAIVEAVSPELGNRIQRVRVQLPGLSQELLQKLREKNIDFAAHNAQEDSGSLLFNLIGNLAFPLILIGGLFLLSRRSSGGLGGPGGPGFPLAFGQSRAKFQMEPNTGVTFDDVAGVDEAKQDFMEVVEFLKKPERFTAVGARIPKGVLLIGPPGTGKTLLAKAIAGEAGVPFFSISGSEFVEMFVGVGASRVRDLFKKAKENAPCIVFVDEIDAVGRQRGTGIGGGNDEREQTLNQLLTEMDGFEGNTGIIVIAATNRADILDSALLRPGRFDRQVTVDVPDVRGRTEILKVHGSNKKFEADVSLDVIAMRTPGFSGADLANLLNEAAILAGRRGKPAISSKDIDDSIDRIVAGMEGTIMTDGKSKSLVAYHEVGHAICGTLTPGHDPVQKVTLVPRGQARGLTWFIPMDDPTLISKQQLFARIVGGLGGRAAEEVIFGESEVTTGAAGDLQQITGLAKQMVVTFGMSEIGPWSLMDSGAQSGDVIMRMMARNSMSEKLAEDIDAAVKRISDSAYEIALSHIRNNREAIDKIVEVLLEKETMTGDEFRAILSEFVEIPVENRVPAATPAAVSA
- the LOC135616680 gene encoding zinc finger protein ZAT9-like; amino-acid sequence: MDRPRCRLCGRRFSNGHALGGHMRSHRNSAARPAMAQQALPSPSASSSSFSVAAEGRPAMGAYGFRKNPKRSFRLVDPEFSSVAAGGSSTVVHDGESDAESSFRRRLSRPRRQVDAVADAKQVSSVSDASTEEDVARCLMLLSRDAWSKSEAEGQRSNGLDETNEDEEEEIYYDQVEEKEAEPPLAARSRRKRTRYQCNTCGKFFRSYQALGGHRASHKRVEVERIPTADTNPPDREPKLFECPYCCRVFSSGQALGGHKRSHLSSAITAPVHRPLPPLSPFVLEGSFIDLNLPATPEEEAEISTLSVATEFASK